A genomic window from Pseudomonas leptonychotis includes:
- a CDS encoding TatD family hydrolase yields MRLIDTHTHLDFPDFDADRGALLGRCRDLGVERMVVLGVHQANWQRVWDLALAEDGLYAAFGLHPVYLDEHLPAHVEALRDWLTRHAGHPKLCAVGEFGLDYFLEQLDRERQQQLFEAQLKLAIEFELPALLHVRRAHAATIATLKRLKPARGGIIHAFAGSYEEAREYLKLGFKLGLGGAPTWPQALRLRKVVTQLPLEAIVLETDSPDMAPAMHPNQRNSPDHLPAICTALAELRGISAEQLASASSRNATELFGWRPA; encoded by the coding sequence TCGACGCGGATCGCGGCGCGCTGCTAGGCCGCTGTCGCGATCTTGGCGTCGAACGCATGGTGGTGCTTGGCGTGCATCAGGCTAACTGGCAGCGCGTGTGGGATCTGGCACTGGCTGAAGACGGCCTGTACGCCGCCTTCGGCCTGCACCCGGTGTACCTCGATGAGCACTTACCCGCGCATGTGGAGGCGCTACGCGACTGGCTCACCCGCCACGCCGGGCATCCTAAGCTATGCGCCGTGGGCGAGTTCGGTCTGGACTACTTCCTGGAACAACTGGATCGCGAACGGCAGCAACAGCTGTTCGAAGCACAGCTCAAGCTGGCCATCGAGTTCGAGTTGCCTGCCTTGCTGCATGTACGCCGCGCCCATGCCGCCACTATTGCCACCCTCAAGCGCCTCAAGCCTGCACGGGGCGGCATTATCCACGCCTTTGCCGGCAGTTATGAAGAAGCCCGCGAATACCTCAAGCTCGGTTTCAAACTCGGCCTCGGCGGCGCACCCACGTGGCCGCAAGCGCTGCGCCTGCGCAAGGTGGTGACACAGCTGCCACTGGAGGCAATCGTGCTGGAAACCGACTCACCGGACATGGCACCCGCCATGCACCCCAACCAGCGCAACAGCCCGGATCATCTACCCGCCATTTGCACCGCACTGGCTGAACTGCGCGGTATAAGCGCCGAGCAACTGGCCAGCGCCAGCAGCCGCAACGCAACCGAGCTGTTTGGCTGGAGGCCTGCCTGA